In Sinorhizobium arboris LMG 14919, a genomic segment contains:
- a CDS encoding threonine transporter — translation MVTLSFILSTLLILLTPGPTNTVLATCGASLGSRRAAIMPFAEAMGYLLAVSFFVVVADRIQGNAVAFATMKLLAAGWLLYSAVKLWGMPFRTDAKSARQLFVRVLLTTLINPKAMLVGTVLIPSDAGVEVSIWVATYAAMSTLAGLGWVLFGACLPLGVRRHSYKLASIVLGGFSMVAVVSATLGS, via the coding sequence ATGGTCACTCTGTCCTTCATTCTCTCCACTCTCCTGATCCTGCTGACGCCTGGGCCGACGAATACCGTCCTGGCCACATGTGGAGCGTCGCTTGGCAGCCGGCGCGCCGCGATAATGCCCTTTGCCGAAGCAATGGGGTATCTCCTGGCCGTGTCGTTCTTCGTCGTGGTGGCCGATCGCATCCAGGGAAATGCGGTCGCATTTGCCACAATGAAGTTGCTGGCAGCGGGCTGGCTGCTGTATTCGGCGGTCAAGCTCTGGGGGATGCCGTTCCGAACTGATGCGAAGTCGGCCCGGCAGCTGTTCGTGCGCGTGCTGCTGACCACGCTGATCAATCCGAAGGCCATGCTGGTCGGAACCGTGCTGATACCGTCGGACGCTGGCGTTGAAGTTTCCATTTGGGTGGCGACCTACGCAGCCATGTCGACGCTCGCGGGCCTTGGCTGGGTCCTTTTCGGCGCATGCCTGCCCCTGGGGGTGCGACGGCACTCCTATAAACTTGCGTCGATCGTTCTGGGCGGGTTCTCCATGGTGGCCGTGGTAAGCGCGACTCTGGGCAGCTGA